In one Rutidosis leptorrhynchoides isolate AG116_Rl617_1_P2 chromosome 8, CSIRO_AGI_Rlap_v1, whole genome shotgun sequence genomic region, the following are encoded:
- the LOC139863511 gene encoding serine carboxypeptidase-like, with product MPSLILSLLLCFQFLISSFSAQNIHSSHFSQSPKKTGHQLIKELNLHPNLEVNVFKSNTDSFDDELKVSESGLVEKRLSLNVLGDSGATVADLAHHAGYFRLQHTIDARMFYFFFKSRKAKTDPVVIWLTGGPGCSSELALFYENGPYKLTNNLSLVWNDYGWDKVSNIIFVDQPTGTGFSYSSSDQDIRHDEPGVSNDLYNFLQAFFKAHPDYANNDFYITGESYAGHYIPAFASRVNQGNKKKEGIHINLKGFAIGNGLTNPEIQYPAYLDFGLDNKLISNSDYIQIKRKVPDCEQAIKKCGTTGTFTCQDAYTICQQIFEDIISLTDNLNYYDVRKICEGRLCYDFSNVENFLDQSSIKKALGVPSDLNFVSCSDVVYQNMLSDWMRNLEIGIPELLEDNVELLVYAGEYDLICNWLGNWRWVHAMSWSGQKDFVAASNVTFIVDGKEAALLKKHGPLSFMKVHNAGHMVPMDQPRAALKMLELWTTRKLSPPKKGVSVGAPV from the exons ATGCCTTCATTAATCCTCTCTCTTCTCCTTTGTTTTCAATTCTTGATTTCTTCATTTTCTGCTCAAAACATTCATTCATCACATTTTTCTCAATCTCCAAAAAAAACTGGCCACCAGTTGATCAAAGAACTCAATTTGCACCCAAATCTTGAAGTCAATGTATTCAAGTCAAATACCGATTCATTCGATGATGAACTTAAAGTTTCTGAATCCGGGTTGGTTGAGAAACGGTTGTCGTTAAATGTTCTTGGTGACTCGGGCGCAACGGTTGCTGACCTGGCTCATCACGCCGGATATTTTCGTCTACAACATACCATTGATGCAAG GATGTTCTATTTTTTCTTTAAATCAAGAAAAGCTAAAACCGACCCTGTTGTCATATGGCTAACCGGAGGTCCAGGGTGCAGTAGCGAATTGGCTTTGTTCTATGAAAACGGTCcttataaacttaccaacaacttgtcTCTTGTTTGGAATGATTATGGCTGGGACAAG GTCTCTAACATAATATTTGTTGACCAACCAACTGGAACCGGTTTTAGTTATAGTTCTAGTGATCAAGACATTCGACACGATGAACCTGGTGTCAGCAATGACCTGTACAACTTCTTACAGGCATTCTTCAAGGCCCATCCTGATTATGCAAATAACGACTTCTACATAACGGGCGAATCATATGCAGGACATTATATTCCTGCTTTTGCTTCTCGGGTTAATCAAGGAAACAAGAAGAAAGAAGGGATTCATATAAACTTGAAGGGATTCGCAATTGGAAATGGGCTAACTAATCCTGAAATCCAGTATCCAGCATACCTAGATTTCGGTTTGGACAATAAGCTAATTTCAAATTCAGATTACATACAAATAAAGCGAAAAGTTCCAGACTGTGAACAAGCAATTAAAAAATGCG GCACAACAGGTACATTTACATGTCAAGATGCTTATACTATTTGCCAGCAAATTTTCGAGGATATAATTTCGTTAACAGACAACTTAAAT TACTATGATGTAAGGAAGATATGTGAGGGGAGGTTGTGTTACGACTTCTCGAACGTGGAAAATTTTCTAGACCAATCATCGATTAAAAAAGCGCTAGGGGTACCAAGTGATTTAAATTTTGTTTCGTGTAGTGACGTAGTTTACCAAAATATGCTCAGTGACTGGATGAGAAATCTTGAAATCGGTATTCCAGAACTTCTGGAAGACAACGTTGAATTGCTTGTTTACGCTGGAGAATATGATCTAATATGCAATTGGCTCG GGAACTGGAGATGGGTTCATGCCATGTCATGGTCTGGTCAGAAAGATTTTGTTGCAGCCTCAAATGTTACGTTTATAGTTGATGGGAAAGAAGCTGCTCTTTTGAAGAAACATGGGCCTTTAAGTTTCATGAAGGTTCATAATGCTGGACACATGGTTCCTATGGATCAACCAAGGGCTGCACTAAAGATGCTGGAGTTGTGGACCACAAGGAAACTTAGTCCACCTAAGAAGGGTGTGAGTGTGGGTGCACCTGTTTGA